In Oreochromis niloticus isolate F11D_XX linkage group LG5, O_niloticus_UMD_NMBU, whole genome shotgun sequence, a single window of DNA contains:
- the LOC102078796 gene encoding uncharacterized protein LOC102078796 isoform X2: MVSCQQSDNMAYRPVRQRGGNVKVAHFMVRTMGENRNSHITGRSVHNQRIERLLRDVYENVLDLFYTIFTQLEIQGLLNPGEEMDLFALHRCFLHHIQHHLQSFQEAWNQHGLRTANNHSPLQLWLLHRKEGQDLSQVDEDYGVDWTGPHNHRPSNEITIPEIQLPRALNERDPAELPNNNVSLSQALDAYCETVQSLKLMFDNTP; this comes from the exons ATGGTTTCTTGTCAGCAATCAGACAATATGGCATACCGTCCG GTCAGACAAAGGGGGGGAAATGTGAAGGTTGCACATTTCATGGTGCGGACAATGGGGGAGAACAGAAACTCTCACATTACAGGCAGAAGTGTTCACAACCAGCG CATTGAGCGCCTGTTGAGGGATGTATATGAAAACGTCCTTGACCTTTTCTACACAATCTTCACCCAGCTGGAGATTCAAGGACTGCTCAACCCTGGTGAAGAAATGGACTTGTTTGCACTGCACAGATGCTTTTTGCATCACATTCAACATCATCTTCAGTCATTCCAGGAAGCATGGAATCAGCACGGACTCAGAACAGCAAACAACCATTCACCCCTGCAACTCTGGTTGCTGCACAGAAAGGAGGGACAAGATTTGTCACAG GTTGATGAGGATTATGGTGTGGACTGGACAGGACCACATAATCACCGCCCATCAAATGAGATCACCATTCCTGAGATTCAGCTCCCACGTGCACTGAATGAACGAGACCCTGCTGAGCTACCAAACAACAACGTTTCACTCAGTCAAGCTTTGGATGCCTACTGTGAAACTGTTCAGTCACTCAAACTTATGTTTGATAACACACCTTAA
- the LOC106096608 gene encoding uncharacterized protein LOC106096608, protein MKNHITKCTSSLSGAEPQSVTESQARQTRSATARSEVPSCSNSDAWNLSCGVEEPDGIILDSTINSARAEQSSGDMVVQENASHQDDEKSLLGEKPEWKCEQDATRAAWLYKSELLSKYETRKAVVLQMDLRESIVGQQRSLISLYKAPKVEWAGPVSCKLEGDVAVGEGVKRFFFSKAVSLVQSGLHLNFGNTDLTRLFDGEPEHLTPSTSQTLLESDMFLVAGRIMGHSFIHGGPCVSGISPAIIHVLFGGSPETATVQNEDCPDIDIRSTIQLLDGTAELTELERRNVLELALAWDLPGVTQTNRKWLYERLLFHAVITRTSRQVKQLRKGLKETMVWPLLAERSDIIPLFLPRESETAPCCESILERIVWPATEDEAEEEEECSLEDKCRVAGYLRSFIENASCAQRKALIKFWTGWEVLPREMTVEVVNSSLPKFSTCFEVLRLPAHYCTYESFLMDIEVCLNCTDSGFGLV, encoded by the exons atgaaaaaccaCATCACTAAATGCACAAG TTCATTGAGTGGTGCTGAACCTCAGTCTGTTACTGAAAGTCAGGCTAGGCAGACTCGTAGTGCAACAGCAAGGTCAGAGGTCCCATCCTGTAGCAACAGTGATGCCTGGAATCTGTCCTGCGGGGTAGAGGAACCAGATGGTATCATCTTGGACTCCACCATAAATTCAGCAAGAGCAGAGCAATCGTCAGGTGATATGGTAGTGCAGGAAAATGCATCTCATCAAGATGACGAAAAGTCACTTCTAGGGGAAAAACCAG AGTGGAAATGTGAACAAGATGCAACCAGAGCAGCCTGGCTCTACAAGTCCGAGTTACTTTCAAAGTATGAGACCAGAAAGGCAGTAGTCCTGCAAATGGACTTGCGGGAAAGTATTGTGGGTCAACAGAGGTCACTTATCTCCCTCTACAAAGCCCCAAAGGTAGAGTGGGCGGGGCCTGTCAGCTGCAAACTGGAAG GGGATGTTGCTGTTGGAGAAGGGGTGAAGAGATTCTTCTTCTCAAAGGCAGTTTCTCTAGTACAGTCTGGTTTGCATTTGAATTTTG GGAACACAGATCTTACAAGACTGTTTGACGGTGAGCCAGAACACTTGACTCCATCCACTTCTCAGACCTTGCTTGAGAGTGACATGTTTTTGGTGGCAG GAAGAATAATGggacattcattcattcatg GTGGACCGTGTGTGTCTGGTATAAGTCCTGCAATCATCCATGTCCTTTTTGGGGGCTCACCTGAAACAGCTACAGTTCAGAATGAGGATTGCCCTGATATTGATATCCGCAGCACTATTCAGCTG CTTGATGGCACTGCTGAATTAACAGAACTGGAACGAAGAAATGTTCTCGAGCTAGCCCTGGCTTGGGACCTGCCAGGTGTCACACAAACCAATAGAAAGTGGCTGTATGAACGTCTGCTATTCCACGCT GTCATAACACGAACAAGTCGTCAAGTCAAGCAGCTGAGGAAAGGGCTTAAGGAGACCATGGTATGGCCGCTTCTGGCAGAAAGATCAGACATCATTCCTCTTTTCTTACCAAGGGAATCAGAGACGGCTCCCTGTTGTGAG TCTATTCTAGAAAGGATAGTGTGGCCTGCCACAGAAGATGAagctgaggaggaagaggaatgCTCTCTTGAGGATAAATGCAGAGTGGCAGGTTACCTTCGGTCCTTCATTGAAAATG CGTCTTGTGCACAACGAAAAGCCCTCATCAAGTTTTGGACAGGATGGGAAGTCTTGCCGAGAGAAATGACTGTGGAAGTGGTCAACAGCAGTCTCCCAAAGTTTTCCACCTGTTTTGAAGTTCTACGTCTTCCTGCACACTACTGTACCTATGAGTCATTTCTGATGGACATTGAGGTGTGTCTCAACTGTACTGACTCAGGTTTTGGTCTGGTTTAG